In the Vibrio hippocampi genome, GTTATTTGCATTATTGACCGCTTCATTGAGGCTCTGTTTAATTTCTACAGGGTCTCTATGCCCCATAGCGCATCCTGCCAATGCGGCGATACATACACTGATTACTACCTTACGCATCATAAATTAGCCTTAATATTTCACATCCATAGAGAACAAACCTAGCTTCCACTGCTTGTTAGCACGCTGCAGAAAAACAAATTCGTCATTAATTTCTGTCACTTTATATCCTTGAACGGTCGAGCCTTTGGTGACAACTTTACCGCTGAGCACTGCTGAGCAGGTTTGTGACTGCTCACATACAATACTTTGTAGTTTAGGAACTGGGTGAGTCACTGCCTTCTTGGGTTTGCTCACTTGCTTTTCCGGCTGTTGCCATCCCAACGGAGCCGTAGGGTCTTGCGACGCCAAGCCTTGCCCCGATATGAGTAACATCAGAAATAAACTGTATCTAGCCACCAATAAATTCCTTACGCGTCCCTAATGTATATATTTCTAACGTTAATCGTGCCTGCGGGTACGCTTCCACACTGTAGTCAAAACTGCGCCAATAATACTTTACTGGCATGTTTTCTAGCTTCGCTAGATAGTCTGCAATCGCAAAGTAACCACCCACTAACTCAATCTTTACCGGATGAACAAAATAACCTGAGTACTCACTCGCAATGGATGTCCCAGTGATAGGCTCGGGTGGAAGCGACTCCAACGCCACCAACTTAAGTCCCTCAGTTTGCGACAGCACCTGCTCCAATAACCCAGCCATCTGTGACGGCGAAATAAGGTTATCAACAATACCAGATAACTGGCTAGAGAGTGCTTGGCTCTGCTCAATCAAATCCGCGTACTCTTTCTCTACCGCTTGATTGGGATCTTTAACCAGTTGACTACGCAGCAGTAAAAGTTGCCCTTCTAGCTCTAGGTTTGCATTTTTTGTCGTTTGTAGACGTTTATCTAACGCCTGCTTATTTAGTATTTCGGGTTCTAATAGACCGATAAAAAGGCTCGCGATAATCACCACTAAACCACATAAGCTAA is a window encoding:
- a CDS encoding MSHA biogenesis protein MshK, whose product is MARYSLFLMLLISGQGLASQDPTAPLGWQQPEKQVSKPKKAVTHPVPKLQSIVCEQSQTCSAVLSGKVVTKGSTVQGYKVTEINDEFVFLQRANKQWKLGLFSMDVKY
- a CDS encoding type 4a pilus biogenesis protein PilO, which produces MKQQWQTYRTKFSATSVREKWLISLCGLVVIIASLFIGLLEPEILNKQALDKRLQTTKNANLELEGQLLLLRSQLVKDPNQAVEKEYADLIEQSQALSSQLSGIVDNLISPSQMAGLLEQVLSQTEGLKLVALESLPPEPITGTSIASEYSGYFVHPVKIELVGGYFAIADYLAKLENMPVKYYWRSFDYSVEAYPQARLTLEIYTLGTRKEFIGG